The genomic interval CCTGCTACCGAGACCGAATCCTTATACTTGATTTCGGCTCGCAGTACACCCAGCTTATCTCGCGGCGGGTCCGCGAAGCCGAGGTCTACTGCGAGATAGTCCCCTACGACTGGCCGCTCGAAGAGATTCAGGCGTGGGCCCCTCAAGGGCTCATCCTCTCGGGAGGGCCGGCAAGCGTCACTGACCCAGCATCACCCAGCCGGGGGGCTGAGATTTTCGACCTGGGAGTTCCCGTCCTCGGCGTCTGCTACGGGATGCAGCTTATGGCCAAGGAGCTGGGGGGCGAGGTCGAGGCCGCTGGCGAGAGGGAGTACGGCCGGGCCCACCTTGCCGTGGACGACGAAAGCGACCTCTTCGCCAATCTTCCTCCCGACGCGTTTGTGGCCGACGAGGCCCTCGATCCAAGCGGGGCTCGGCCCATCGTACCTGTCTGGATGAGCCACGGAGACCGGGTCGCCCGCCTGCCGGAGGGTTTCGAGGTCATCGGCCACACGTCGGGTTGCCCCGTGGCGGCTATGCGTCATCGGGCCAAACGGCTCTACGGCATCCAATTCCACCCGGAGGTGGTCCACACGCTCGGGGGGGCCGAGATGCTGAAGAACTTCCTCTACGGCGTCTGCGGCTCTAAGCCCTCCTGGACCGTGAGCTCCTTCGTCGAGGCGGCCACCGAGGCCATCCGCGGGAAGGTGGGTGGCGAGCGTGTGCTCTGCGCCCTGTCCGGCGGGGTCGATAGCTCGGTAACCGCCGCCCTCCTCCACCGCGCCGTGGGGGATAAGCTGACTTGCGTCTTCGTCGATAACGGCCTGCTTCGAAAGGGCGAGGCCGACGAGGTCATGGAGGTTTTCTCCGACCACTTCAACATGGACGTCCGCCTGGTGAAAGCCGCCGGGCGATTTTTAAGCCAGCTCAAGGGGGTTGAGGATCCGGAGGAGAAGCGCCGCCGGATTGGCGCTGAGTTCATCGCCGTCTTCGAGGAAGAGGCCAGGAAGCTCGGCGGCTTCGCCTTCCTCGCCCAGGGGACCCTCTACCCGGACGTCATCGAGTCGACCTCCACCCGGGGCCCCTCGGAGACGATTAAGACCCACCACAACGTCGGAGGGCTGCCCGAGGAGATGGAGTTCGAGCTCGTCGAGCCCCTGCGGGAGCTCTTCAAGGACGAGGCGCGGGCCGTCGGAAGCGAGCTGGGTATCCCCGAGGTCATCGTGGGCCGCCACCCGTTTCCGGGCCCGGGCCTGGCCGTCCGCATCCTCGGCGAGGTGACCGAAGAGCGGTGCGACCTGCTTAGGGAGGCCGACGCCATCTTCATCGAGGAGCTACGCCGTAGCGACCTCTACGATAGCTGCTGGCAGGCATTCTGCGTTCTGTTGCCGGTCAAGAGCGTCGGGGTGATGGGCGACGAGCGGACCTACGAGCACGTCGTCGCCGTCAGGGCTGTGACCAGCGTGGATGGGATGACGGCCGACTGGGCTCATCTCCCCCCCGAAGTCTTGGGACGTATATCCAACCGGATCATCAACGAGGTCAAGGGCGTCAACCGCGTCGTCTACGACATCTCCTCCAAACCCCCCGCGACGATTGAGTGGGAGTAGGGGAGGCACATTAGGAAGCATGCCTCTTTTACAGAAACCGGTAAGTGAAATTGGAGAAGCTGAACTTCAAGGGCTTTGTGATGCACAGGTTCCTGAAGGACCTACATTAGAGTTCAAGGGAACATCATACTCACGTTCCGACCGTGACACACGTGAGATGATACGTGACATATCTTCGTTTGCAAATGCATCCGGTGGACACATCGTAATTGGAATATCTGATAAAGATGCTAAAGCGGACGAGCTTGTCGGAATAGAGGACGCAGAGTCTGAATTGTCTCGTATAATATCTACTGCCTTGGCTTGTATTCAAGAGAGAATATTTGGGCTGGATTTTAATGTTGTTAGCTTAAGTTCTGGGCGTGAAGCAATTGTAATACGCATACC from Nitrospinota bacterium carries:
- the guaA gene encoding glutamine-hydrolyzing GMP synthase; translation: MDDSACYRDRILILDFGSQYTQLISRRVREAEVYCEIVPYDWPLEEIQAWAPQGLILSGGPASVTDPASPSRGAEIFDLGVPVLGVCYGMQLMAKELGGEVEAAGEREYGRAHLAVDDESDLFANLPPDAFVADEALDPSGARPIVPVWMSHGDRVARLPEGFEVIGHTSGCPVAAMRHRAKRLYGIQFHPEVVHTLGGAEMLKNFLYGVCGSKPSWTVSSFVEAATEAIRGKVGGERVLCALSGGVDSSVTAALLHRAVGDKLTCVFVDNGLLRKGEADEVMEVFSDHFNMDVRLVKAAGRFLSQLKGVEDPEEKRRRIGAEFIAVFEEEARKLGGFAFLAQGTLYPDVIESTSTRGPSETIKTHHNVGGLPEEMEFELVEPLRELFKDEARAVGSELGIPEVIVGRHPFPGPGLAVRILGEVTEERCDLLREADAIFIEELRRSDLYDSCWQAFCVLLPVKSVGVMGDERTYEHVVAVRAVTSVDGMTADWAHLPPEVLGRISNRIINEVKGVNRVVYDISSKPPATIEWE